A window of Gimesia sp. genomic DNA:
TAGTGAACTCCAGATTGAACTTTTAACCATTGATTCCCGCGATGCCCTGCGCAAATCTATCTACCCTTTAATCCTGCTCTGCCTGGGTTTAGGCTTGATCGTTGGCGCCTTTCCCGTGATGTTGTTTGGCATGTCCTGGTGGCTTAGTGAGGTCACCAGTCTCAGTCTGGCGGGGAGTTGTCTGATTATGGCTCTGTTGTCGTTGGCTGGGGCTGGATTACTTTTCTATCTGGCCCGAAATGGGCTGGTCCACAGTCTGGGATATTTCAAACGAACTCGAGACGAGCTACGCAGTAATACGCAGTGGATAAAGAAAATTCTTTCTGAGAAGCAGTGTTATCATCAGACGTCAACCAGGTGATGCAGAAGTCTGTATTACGCTTTAGTTAAGGATAGACATTATGAATATGAACGCCACCAAAACTCAAAATGCTTCAGACTATAATCAGAATCGTTCTCCGGTCACCGGCGAGTTACCCAGGCAAGGTG
This region includes:
- a CDS encoding phage holin family protein; the encoded protein is MAGEAMIRNSMNNQSPDIRGGFGDLIADLISLSELQIELLTIDSRDALRKSIYPLILLCLGLGLIVGAFPVMLFGMSWWLSEVTSLSLAGSCLIMALLSLAGAGLLFYLARNGLVHSLGYFKRTRDELRSNTQWIKKILSEKQCYHQTSTR